The window atcttatatttTAGACATATGAATCCAATCATatcaataataacattttaaatccATATTTAAGCTCCTTGACTTGCAATTGTCTAATGTGATCATTGACTTTTCTATAGTAATTAGCCCATTGAATAACATAATTAGTCTTTGATTGTAATTTAAATAATCTTCATTGCTAGAAGGAGGGATTTTGAGATGTTAACCATGTTgatttttcaagtttaattaagattttatacCAACACTAAATCTATTTGAAAAGGGCTTAGTGAATTATTTTAAAGCCAATAaggttaataaaaaatagagttTCTTCTAATATgtggaaatttttatttttgtactcTTATTATAGTCATGAAAATCTGCACATTGATTTGATGAATCATTCTAAATTCATTCCCTAATCCATAAGGTCAAACATCATTGCACAATTAAAACTTTAATCTCCAAGATGTTTATATGTCGTTTTCTTCAAAAATTTGTCTTAATttagaaattatattttaaaagaataatttcaacttatCATCCTCTTGTTGCgttaaaaacaaagaaaaaagaaatttatcGCGTATagattcataaaaaataatagtagaccCTATTGGGACAATTGTAGGCTATAATCAATACAATTGGGtatgttgttttattttaaaacgcGTCATTTTACCTTATTGCATTGGTAATAACCTAGTGTGCCGTTAATGTAATAGACATGTTATAACTTAGCGAACCATCTTTTTCCTTCCTCTTGACTATCTAGTTAAATGTTATATTACCTTCGCCTAAAATAATTATaactgattgtaacatattaTGTGGGAAAATATCACTACTTattacaagtataatgaaacgaaGGTAGTGTCCAATTGATGTAAAAGGCGAGTAATAAGCATATATATTGCACGGGCAAGCATCTGCTTGCTGAAATGAGATTAATTAGTTGTGTATACATAAGCAGCCCTTTAACCTAATTAACATTCCATGTAATGTAATATAAGTGGATCCAATATTATAAGCTACCCTAATTGTATATCCAATAGGATCCAACAAATATATAGTTGCAATCAATCAAAAGTAGTACACACACAAGTTTTCGGCAAATCAAAATTATGTTCTTAACATTAACTTGATGCCATTGCCAATATAGGTGCATTTATTTTCAGGtagataaaattattataattcacttggtaaattttttataatcagatggatgttaataataaatgctcaattttaattttttttcttttcaaaaatgtGATGTTAATAAGTcaactaattaaacttattGTTGAAGTCAATTCTTATAAAAGTGTTTTGATcaactaaaaagtcaaaaatcaataaaaacttataaaaatagTTAATTGTCAAACATGGCATTAACAAATGAGTTGATTAGGTGATTAAAAAGTAGTATATGAAGGAAAGCAAAAAGGAGtagtaatcataaaaataaagccaatttaaaagtaaatggAAACCCATAAAACATAAAGGTAAAACTATATTTCATGATATCAATTCTACATGATTGCATacattaataatcaatgattaatttataatagaagaatttgcaaattatagcttaatatttagtatttttctgaaattaaagctcaatgtttatttttacgAATTTCaaccattaaaatattaaagtttGCAGTTCAAGTAAAAATACGGAATTTCAACTATTTGGTGGTCGTAAATTTAGGTTAATTGGtcgaaaatatatttttttgcctAAACTTGTATACGTTTATATTTGAATGACTGTAactcacaaaaataaatattattaccgTAATTCGCACGCTAAACTTTAATGCCGTAATTTATAgattattcttaattatatgAATACATGTTTAACTCCAATGAGTAAAACACATGATAAAACCCCATGAGATTTTACATTACAAGTACAGAAATGTCAAAGTTAACAAAACATTTTTGTATATTCTCATCCtacaattacaaattacaatcctccgtaaaactaattaattaataaaaataaaaattaagattcaAGAAAACCAGTTAATTTAAGAATAGAATTCCGAACATAAATCAATTTCTTACGACGATTCCCACTGGATTTCTCTTCATAAGTGTTAAAATCCATAGATCTTCGATCAACAATTACATGAGGAGGAACAATCTCATCATCAGAAAAATGACCATCAAAATCAATCCCATCATCATAACGAAAAGATGAAGGAGATGAAGAATTAGAATTAGTTGCAGGGATGTTTACAGGAACAGAGTATGATTCTTTCTTCCATTTGGGCATCTTACTGCGACGAATTAGGGTTCTTGAGTTTGTATCAGAATCATTACAAGTGTTTTGATCATCAGATGATGAGAAATCTTTGGAAAATACTATCTCTGATTCTTCAAATTCCAAGAAATCTGTCATTTTAGAGTTGTTTTGGGTTGGGTTTATGTTTGAGATGGTAGAGATTGGGAAATGAAGATGGGGATTTGATTGGTGGGACAATAATACTATTGTTAATTGAGTTGGAATTGGGAAGTATTTATAGGGAAGATGGgagtaaatatatattaattattgtcttgcTATTTGTCTTGTCAATGTTAACGTCTTGTTTACTGGTGTTTATTTAGGTATCGGGTTGAATCAAGTTAAATATTTCAGGttgattcaaaattaaatatattcgtttttattctcaatttattttttacattggGTCAAATCAGAAATGACGGATATTAAGTCTGTTTTGAATACCTCTAGTCGTAttatttagttttttgtttttattttttaagttaaggACTTTACTAACCATAATTTCTTATCTTCTTTGGTTAGAGTATGATCTGTTGTCTTTGAATTCACTTCAAACAAATTATAATTTCTCTGAGTGGAATATACCAGATATTTAATTACGTGGGGAATATTATTCTGGAAAAAAACAAGTCAATAAAGAGGTGTAGGGACAAGGTTAAGAAGCAAAAGAAAAATGAttgaagtttttattttatttttaatggttTAATTTATGTTGCAAAAATATTCAAGTTAGAAGGTTGATTGgtgaaaaaataaatgggtGGAGGAGAAGAAGGGAAGGGAGAGAAAGGGGGGTATGTTGATTAATTCATGAAAGTTAGAGATGAGTTGCATTTGTCTGATAATGGCGTCATTGACTAGCCAGTAGCCAGCCACCGGTTTCGGTTTTATCTGTGGGGAATATTTGGAATCATTCCCATTATctctacaattttatttttccttcttttttaaTGATATGTTGTCACTTTTTAGTATACTCTATGATAGAGCGGTTAACCCTCAATCTCGGTTCAAAATAAGATTTTATGTTTATGttgattattatatatttattaatttattttttttatgtcgaTCGAGTCAGATTGAATTTGATTATAAagttaagtaaatattaaatcaTTAATTCTGTCTTGaacacttttaaaaattattgtacaaatttgttattattttaggaattgtaaaatattttataatgaaGTGGAAGAAATGTATGAAAGAGACAAAAAAGAAAAGCTAAATATATGGTTGAATATCGAAGAAAGAGTAtggttaaaaatataaatttagcaATTTTCATTAAGCAAATTTAATAGAATTTGTTGCAAGTTACATTGGACAACGGATTATTGGTTATGTTTCTAGTTTAGGTCAATCACAATTTGGTTATGTTAAGATTGTACTTAATAGTGCCCATAAAAGGACAAAAGATTGAGTTATTGGAAGGATAAAACTCGAAGTGAGTtgggtcaaaattgataccggTTATTTGTATTGTGTGTTATAGTCGGTTAACAAATTTGTTGATTACAAGTCAAATTAGAGACAGTCAAAGATCAAGTTCGATAATATTTGACTTCAAGTTTGCatttattgttttcaactcATGTTGAGTATCAAGTTAAATGAAGTTTGATCAGGAATGAGCTTGATTGGTAGTCGATTTCAAATTATACTAAAACCTATGGTTAATAGATTGCAAGTCATATTCCCTATACATAAAAGATGATTATGTACTCATTTGAATATATATCTTATCAGattctaaattttttataagaaaacaACTCAAAAT of the Amaranthus tricolor cultivar Red isolate AtriRed21 chromosome 6, ASM2621246v1, whole genome shotgun sequence genome contains:
- the LOC130815714 gene encoding protein S40-1-like; translation: MTDFLEFEESEIVFSKDFSSSDDQNTCNDSDTNSRTLIRRSKMPKWKKESYSVPVNIPATNSNSSSPSSFRYDDGIDFDGHFSDDEIVPPHVIVDRRSMDFNTYEEKSSGNRRKKLIYVRNSILKLTGFLES